In Parasegetibacter sp. NRK P23, the genomic stretch CGCAGCGTGAGGTTACCCGTAGCCATAGCTACCGGAATGGTGGCTGAATTGGAACTGAAATACCCGCCAAATGGACATCCGCGGCTGCACAGGTTCCTGTACTGACAGGGACCGCGTCCATTCCAGCCCCGGGACAAATTCGCAAGGCGCGCGATGGTGACCAGTCTGTCGGGGAATTTCTTTTTGATTTCGTCTTTAAACCTGAGTTCGAGTGCATTCATGGCCATGGGCGGCAGAAAATCGCCATCGGGCAGGTGCGGAAGTCCTTCGCAGGAACCACTTATCCCAACAAAGCGCTCCACATAGGTGTACCAGGGTTCAATGTCTTTATAACGAATGGGCCAATCCACGCCCACGCCATCTTTGGCATTGGCCTCGAAATCGAGATCGCTCCAGCGGTAACATTGGCGCCCCCACATCAAAGAACGACCGCCCACCTGATAGCCTCTGATCCAATGGAACGGGTCGTTCTGGATATATGGATGATCCTTATCGCTAACGAAGAAGTGCTTGTTGCTCTCATCATATACCGTACTCTGAACGGGATTTTCAGTCTTTTCTTTTTCAGGGTTCACCAGGCGGTGGTCAAACTCCCAGGGATTCAGCGAAGCGGTGGGATAATCTTTCACATGCTCCACATTGCGGCCGCGTTCCAGCAAGAGTGTTTTGAATCCTTTTTCAGCGAATTCTTTCGCGGCCCAGCCGCCGCTGATGCCCGAGCCTACTACAATTACGTCGTAGGTATTTGTTTCCCGGGCCCTGTTGCTGATATGAACATTTTTTGCAGGATCTGCCATGCTATTTTATTGAGTGGCCCAGGCGCGTTGTCCGGGACCAAGTGGTGTGTTTTCAAATTTTCCCGGCACATAATCGTAAGCCAGGGCCTGGGTGGCGCCTGCTTTAGAGGTACAATACCCCAGTACCGTGAATCTTTTTAGTGTAGTAAAAAAAGAATCCCCAAGCAGTTTACGGTGCACTTTCCCCATCAATCCGGGATAAGGCTTTCCATCTTTTTCAAAATAAGAAAGCAGCGCGGTTCTTTGTTCCGCTGAACAGGCGCTGAAAGATTTTCCATATTCAGCACCTGCGCGTTGTTCTAACCGATCCAGTCCATGGAGGAAGTTATTCTGTGATTTTTTCGGCAAACATTCTTTCACCATTTTTATGACGAAGGGGCCAACCCCCGCATCTTTCGCCCCTGGCGTGTTTGTGCGTGGTATGATCGTTTCCGCCAGGTCTGAAATCAGCTCTTCCCGACTGGCGAGCTCGTCAAGCCGTGGTGTTCTGTAGGTGCTGTATGTTTTATATCCCGCATAAGTTGCCGCGCCGGCAACGCCCGCCACAACTATATTCCGGAATAACCTGCGTCGCTTCATGCGCTTATTTTAAGGCGTAAATATAGAAGAAATAAGATGCAATTTATAACGCTTCCGGGTAGCTGAATTGCAGCAACACTAAAACTATTTTTATCCCCATTATATTTTGCATTCTGTTATTTTTTACTACTTTTATTGCTCCTATTCCACACAACTCCCTCTATCTTATTAAAGACCTCACCTCATAACCTGTTGTAAACAGCTGTATATCAGTCTGTTCCTCGGCGTAGAAACCCAATACTTCCTATTATTTTTCCCGTTGAACCTGCATTGCTCATGGTTTTCCCATGATGCGATGTGACATATATATGTGCTTATTAAAATTTGTGTTATGAAACTGAAATTTACCTTTCTGAAACTGATTGTATGCCTTATGATCAGTAATGTGGCGCTCGCTCAGGCAGTAGGCGATTACAGAAGTAATGTGGCGCCCACCGGTGTATGGAGTTCGGCCACAAACTGGCTGACCTGGAACGGAACAGACTGGGTTACCGCGTCCTCCGCCCCCACCTCAGCCAACGGAGTAATTACTATTGTAGCGGGCGACAGTATGCGGATTGAATCGTCCGTTACCATCGACCAGGTGGTAGTAGAAGCAAATGCTAAGCTGGCGATTTTTGTTAATGCAGGCACAGTTACCTGTACCATTAACAACGGAACGGGCACTGATCTTCTTGTAAATGGCAACCTGCATTACGCCCTGGGTGCCATTGTTACCGGCAGTGGTACCGTGGTGGTTAATTCAGGTGGCCTTTTTGGTTTCCGCAGGGGTGCTACCATCAGCGCTTCAACTACGGTAAACGGAACAGCGATCCTCGGTGCCGCGGGTGTAACTGTTGGTACTATTGAAAATGCAACGCTGACCTTAAACGGTAATGCGGATTGGGTGAATGGAGATATCAATCTAAGTGGTGGCACGCTGACGATTTCCGATACGATGACTTCAAGTGCAAGCAGCCTGAACAGAATTCTGAACGGAACCGGGACAAACGCATTCAATATTTCCGGAACAGGGGCCTTGCTTAAAACAAATAGTACCGCTTCAACACAAATAGACGCCCCGCTGAATATCGGGCCAAACGCAACCATCGGAGGCATTGGCACTTTTACCTATTCCGTAGCATCGGCTATTTCAAACAGCGGGAGAACTTCTCCGGGCACCTCACCCGGCGTTCTTACCGTTGCTCCGGCTTACCTCACTGCTCAACCCACAAATGTGATCATTGAAATTGTGAGCGCCACCACGCCTGGAACCGGCCACGACCAGCTCGCCGTATCCGGAAGCGCAAGTCTTACTTCAGCTACACTCACTGTAACTGATAACCCCGCCGCTCCGCTTGGCGTGTATACCATCATGACCAGCACCGGCACTTTTACCGGTCCATTCGCCATTGCCAATATTCCCGCCAACTACGGCAACCTTACCATTTCGGGCGGAACGGTTACCATTGAAAAATTATCTGTTCTTCCCGTATCATGGGTGAGTTTCACGGCAATCGCGCAAAACAATACTGTTCAACTGAACTGGAAAACTGACGCGGAAGTGAACGCCTCGCATTTTATTGTGGAACATGCAACCGAAGGCGGCAACTATAAGGCGGTGGGTACCATCCAGGCCTCAGGCAATACGAACACACTGAGTTCATATAATTTTACGCACGCCGCTCCCAATACCAACACGAATAATCTTTACAGAATAAAGCAGGTAGACTTTGATGGCAGCTTTGATTATTCAGAAGTTAGAAACGTACGCTTCACCAACGGGAATGTAAAAGTGGTTACAGCAGGGCCTAACCCGTTTGTTAGCCAGTTGAACATATCCGTACAGGAGAAAAACATCACTGTAACCATTACTAACCTGAACGGCGTGGAATTGCGCAGGTGGAAATTCCAGCCCGGCACTTACCAGGTTCAGCTGGGCAACCTCGCCAAAGGCATGTACCAGATGAATGTTTTCCAGGAAAATGTTCGGGTAGAAGGACAAAGACTGATTAAGTTATAATCCATCAGCATATAAAATAATTAAGGCGCACTCAAAAGGTGCGCCTTAATTATTTTATGGATAACTGTTTGTATTACCTGTTCTTGATGATGCGTGTGACCATCTTCCGGGAATTATCCACCT encodes the following:
- a CDS encoding gluconate 2-dehydrogenase subunit 3 family protein; the protein is MKRRRLFRNIVVAGVAGAATYAGYKTYSTYRTPRLDELASREELISDLAETIIPRTNTPGAKDAGVGPFVIKMVKECLPKKSQNNFLHGLDRLEQRAGAEYGKSFSACSAEQRTALLSYFEKDGKPYPGLMGKVHRKLLGDSFFTTLKRFTVLGYCTSKAGATQALAYDYVPGKFENTPLGPGQRAWATQ
- a CDS encoding T9SS type A sorting domain-containing protein gives rise to the protein MKLKFTFLKLIVCLMISNVALAQAVGDYRSNVAPTGVWSSATNWLTWNGTDWVTASSAPTSANGVITIVAGDSMRIESSVTIDQVVVEANAKLAIFVNAGTVTCTINNGTGTDLLVNGNLHYALGAIVTGSGTVVVNSGGLFGFRRGATISASTTVNGTAILGAAGVTVGTIENATLTLNGNADWVNGDINLSGGTLTISDTMTSSASSLNRILNGTGTNAFNISGTGALLKTNSTASTQIDAPLNIGPNATIGGIGTFTYSVASAISNSGRTSPGTSPGVLTVAPAYLTAQPTNVIIEIVSATTPGTGHDQLAVSGSASLTSATLTVTDNPAAPLGVYTIMTSTGTFTGPFAIANIPANYGNLTISGGTVTIEKLSVLPVSWVSFTAIAQNNTVQLNWKTDAEVNASHFIVEHATEGGNYKAVGTIQASGNTNTLSSYNFTHAAPNTNTNNLYRIKQVDFDGSFDYSEVRNVRFTNGNVKVVTAGPNPFVSQLNISVQEKNITVTITNLNGVELRRWKFQPGTYQVQLGNLAKGMYQMNVFQENVRVEGQRLIKL